The DNA window ATTCGTGAAAAAGCGGGAGAACAAGAAGTTCCATTATATGATAATAAACCGGCAAATGCAGCCAAAAGTTCAGATGCTCCGGTTACCCATATGAAAATGAAGGATTATATAGATACTATAAAAAGCAAACCTTCAGATCTCCGTATTTTCTTCTATATTATTACTGACAGACTTCCTGAGCTTTTAAAAAACTTTACCTATCCTGATCTTGGCATAAAATTTTTTAAAAGGCTTCCTACCTTATTTTTTGGAGGAAGCGAGGCTCATGTTTTAATGCATTATGATGTTGATTTGGGAGATTTCATGCATATTCATTTTGAAGGAAAAAAAAGGATATTATTGTTTGATCAGGAGCAGTCTGCTTTTCTTTATAAGGTTCCTTTATCTGTTCATACAGTCTATGATATAGATTATGAAAATCCAGATTATGAGAAATTTCCGGCTTTACAATATGCTAAAGGATATGAGATTTTTATGGAACATGGAGATGCTCTTTTCATACCGGGAGCATTTTGGCATTTTAACAGATATCTTGAACCTGGTTTTTCATTGTCACTCCGAGCACTTCCTAATAAACCAAAGGTTTTTGCAAGTATGCTTTACCATGTTTTTGTTATGAGATATACTGATAAGCTGTTAAGGAAGTTCTTTAAAGCAAAGTGGGTAAATTATAAACAAAAATGGGCTTATGAAAAAAGCACAAAAGCGTTAGAAAAACAGTTGAAGGGAAACAAATAAAATTACTTTCTGCCTGCAGATATTTTCAGCTTATTAATAAGTCCAAAAATAGTAGCGTCTACAAATTTTCCTTTTTCAAAGAAGAAATCACGCATTGTACCTTCTTCATTAAAATCGAGTGACAATAAAAGTTTTTCGGATGAAATATTAGCAGGATCAATGAAAGCTTCTATGCGATGTAAATTCATTGTTGTAAAAGCAAACGGAATAATGGCCTGTACAGCTTCTTTCATATAGGCTTTTCTCCAGAATTTCGGATTGAGCTCATAGCCAAGTTCGGCTTTAAAATGTTCGCGAAACCAGTTGTGGTAACCACAGGTTCCAATTACTTTTTTTTCGGATTTCAATTCAATAGCCCATCGGAATCCCTTTTTATTTTCAAATTCACTATTGAAATGGTCAATTAGTTTTTCGGCCTCTTTAATTTGAGTAAAGGTTTCTAAATCATAATATTCCATGACAATATCCAAAGAGAAATAGTCAAATAAATCTTTAGCATCCTTATTAGTTAGTTGTCTTAAAATTAACCTTTCAGTTTCTAATATTGGAAAATCCATTACTCAATTTTATTGAAAAATACGATAAAAAATTAATTAGACCAAGGTAGTTTTTGAAAACATTAATCCACAAACAATTTCCTAAGCCTGAATTTATTTTCTAAATTTGACGTTCATTTTTTACTATGGCAAAAACGAAGAAGGAAACTCCATTAATGACTCAGTATAATACCATCAAGGCAAAATATCCTGATGCACTCTTATTATTCCGGGTTGGAGATTTTTATGAAACTTTTGGACAGGATGCGATCCGTGCTTCTCAGGTATTGGGTATTGTTCTGACAAAGAGAGCAAATGGAGAAGGGCATATAGAATTGGCTGGATTTCCGCACCATTCTGTGGATTCTTATCTTCCAAAGCTGGTTAGAGCTGGACTTCGTGTTGCTATTTGTGATCAGTTGGAAGATCCTAAAATGGTAAAGGGAATTGTAAAAAGAGGAGTTACAGAACTGGTTACCCCAGGTGTTACATTTAATGATCAGGTATTAAGTTCGAAGAAAAATAACTTTCTGCTTTCCCTTCATAAAGAAAAAGAAAAATTTGGAATTGCTTTGGTTGATATCTCCACAGGAGAGTTTTTAGTAAGCGAAGGAAATCTGGAAAAGCTTTTACATATTGTCGGGACGTTTGATCCCAGTGAGATTATTTATCAGAGAAGTGTTCAGCTTCCTGATCAGTTTAAGAATAAAAGTGCTTTTAAGCTGGAAGACTGGGCTTTTCAATACAATTTTGCGTATGAGAAATTAACGAATCATTTTAAAACAAATTCTTTAAAAGGGTTTGGTATAGAAAACCTTCCTTTAGCAATTACGGCGGCAGGAGCTATTTTTGCTTATCTGGTTGAAGATACACATCATAATCTACTGGCTCACCTTACAAAAATTAAAGTGA is part of the Chryseobacterium paludis genome and encodes:
- a CDS encoding cupin-like domain-containing protein is translated as MILEKVDVVNDISKEDFQKDYFRKKKPLLIKNFASRWEAFDQWNLAYIREKAGEQEVPLYDNKPANAAKSSDAPVTHMKMKDYIDTIKSKPSDLRIFFYIITDRLPELLKNFTYPDLGIKFFKRLPTLFFGGSEAHVLMHYDVDLGDFMHIHFEGKKRILLFDQEQSAFLYKVPLSVHTVYDIDYENPDYEKFPALQYAKGYEIFMEHGDALFIPGAFWHFNRYLEPGFSLSLRALPNKPKVFASMLYHVFVMRYTDKLLRKFFKAKWVNYKQKWAYEKSTKALEKQLKGNK
- a CDS encoding GNAT family N-acetyltransferase, translated to MDFPILETERLILRQLTNKDAKDLFDYFSLDIVMEYYDLETFTQIKEAEKLIDHFNSEFENKKGFRWAIELKSEKKVIGTCGYHNWFREHFKAELGYELNPKFWRKAYMKEAVQAIIPFAFTTMNLHRIEAFIDPANISSEKLLLSLDFNEEGTMRDFFFEKGKFVDATIFGLINKLKISAGRK